A stretch of the Maridesulfovibrio bastinii DSM 16055 genome encodes the following:
- the rfbC gene encoding dTDP-4-dehydrorhamnose 3,5-epimerase has translation MNFTETGFPGLLVMEPKVFRDDRGFFLETYNKKKFQENGPDVEFIQDNHAYSGGRGVLRGLHFQLPPYAQAKLVWVTRGAVVDVVVDLRKGSPTYLKYYRIELSAENFRRLFVPRGFAHGYETLSEETEFMYKVDAPYAPDHEGGIRWDDPALSIPWKAENPILSGKDSVLPFLSEFDTPFEFTA, from the coding sequence ATGAATTTTACTGAGACTGGTTTTCCCGGACTTTTGGTTATGGAACCGAAAGTTTTTCGCGATGACAGAGGATTTTTTCTTGAAACTTATAATAAAAAAAAGTTTCAGGAGAATGGCCCTGACGTGGAATTTATTCAGGATAACCATGCTTATTCCGGTGGCCGCGGAGTTCTGCGGGGACTTCATTTTCAACTTCCGCCGTACGCACAGGCAAAACTGGTGTGGGTCACCAGAGGGGCGGTTGTTGATGTGGTTGTAGATTTAAGAAAAGGTTCCCCAACCTATTTAAAGTACTACAGGATTGAATTGTCTGCTGAAAACTTCCGCAGATTGTTCGTTCCACGCGGATTTGCCCACGGTTATGAAACTCTGAGCGAAGAAACAGAGTTCATGTACAAGGTTGATGCGCCTTATGCGCCGGACCATGAGGGTGGAATTCGCTGGGATGATCCGGCTTTATCAATTCCCTGGAAGGCGGAAAACCCGATTTTGTCTGGAAAAGATTCCGTTCTGCCGTTTTTGTCTGAGTTCGACACTCCTTTCGAATTCACGGCGTAA
- a CDS encoding CvpA family protein, protein MTTEGMALNALDIILIVIAGGLIFRGLLRGIIREAFSMVSLALGFYLAATYHSDLEPYFARFFDGPGTVKAVSYVSIILATIIVAVIITKLLQKLLTISMLGWADQLLGGILGFAEAILVGGIIVITLSSFTPNSDFLKKSKLAPRVLTAATFIISFAPDDVLDSLNIDSILPNNSPFS, encoded by the coding sequence ATGACAACAGAGGGAATGGCTTTAAACGCTCTTGATATCATCCTCATAGTTATCGCCGGCGGTCTTATTTTCAGAGGTCTGTTACGGGGAATTATCCGTGAAGCTTTTTCCATGGTTTCACTGGCCCTTGGCTTTTATCTGGCGGCAACCTATCACTCTGATCTGGAACCTTATTTTGCCAGATTTTTTGACGGACCGGGAACGGTTAAAGCTGTCAGTTATGTATCCATAATTCTAGCGACAATCATTGTTGCCGTAATTATTACCAAACTGCTGCAGAAACTGCTGACTATTTCAATGCTCGGCTGGGCCGACCAGCTTCTCGGCGGTATTCTGGGATTTGCGGAAGCTATCCTTGTCGGAGGAATAATTGTGATAACTCTAAGCAGTTTCACACCCAATTCGGATTTTCTAAAAAAATCCAAACTGGCTCCGCGTGTTTTAACAGCGGCAACATTCATCATCAGCTTCGCTCCCGATGATGTGCTGGACTCACTTAATATTGATTCAATTCTACCAAATAATTCACCTTTTTCATAA